A single Notoacmeibacter ruber DNA region contains:
- a CDS encoding YcjX family protein, giving the protein MARMTGIADEALIAVDTVMDRISGLADPTLRLGVTGLSRSGKTVFITALVHNLLHGGRLPLFEPQKSGRLRHAYLEPQPDDAVPRFQYEDHVAALIKDRVWPESTRAISEMRLTIDYDAGSFMGRLFSGGRLALDIVDYPGEWLLDLPLLSKDFEAFSREAIELARLPIRARLAEPFLSRLQTIDSQKEASESEARELAALFTDYLRACRTDELALSTLPPGRFLMPGDLEGSPALTFAPLLPAETGGGRNSLRAMMERRYEAYKTHVVRPFFREHITRLDRQIVLIDAMQAMNAGADAVADLERALTGILECFRQGRFNAVTGLFSRKIDRLLIAATKADHIHHESHERLEAIVRRLVDKASERARYHGADVGTLAMAAVRATREGLVEQSGQSLPVISGVPIAGETIGGEIFDGQTRTAIFPGDLPADPNSIFQKGQDGEPAHPIRFVRFRPPMLEKTAGGAALSLPHIRLDRALQFLIGDRLV; this is encoded by the coding sequence TTGGCGCGAATGACAGGGATTGCCGACGAGGCGCTCATAGCGGTCGACACCGTGATGGATCGCATAAGCGGCCTTGCCGATCCCACACTCCGTCTCGGCGTGACGGGTCTATCGCGCTCGGGCAAGACCGTCTTCATCACTGCTCTCGTCCACAACCTCCTGCATGGCGGCCGCCTGCCACTCTTCGAGCCGCAGAAGTCCGGACGGCTCCGCCACGCCTATCTGGAACCGCAGCCGGATGATGCCGTCCCGCGTTTTCAGTATGAAGATCACGTCGCGGCCCTAATCAAGGACCGGGTCTGGCCGGAGTCGACCCGCGCTATTTCCGAAATGCGGCTGACCATCGATTACGACGCCGGCAGTTTCATGGGCCGCCTCTTTTCCGGAGGCCGCCTGGCGCTTGATATTGTCGACTATCCAGGGGAATGGCTGCTCGATCTGCCGCTCCTCAGCAAGGATTTCGAGGCTTTCAGCCGCGAAGCGATAGAGCTGGCAAGGCTGCCGATCCGCGCCAGGCTGGCCGAACCGTTTCTCTCTCGACTGCAGACGATTGATTCGCAGAAGGAAGCCTCCGAGAGCGAGGCCCGTGAGCTTGCTGCCCTGTTTACGGATTATCTGAGGGCCTGCCGCACCGACGAACTGGCGCTTTCCACCCTGCCCCCGGGTCGCTTCCTGATGCCGGGAGACCTGGAGGGATCGCCGGCCCTGACCTTTGCGCCTCTTCTACCGGCAGAAACCGGGGGGGGCCGCAATTCGCTGAGAGCGATGATGGAGCGGCGCTACGAGGCGTACAAAACGCATGTGGTGCGCCCATTTTTCCGCGAACATATTACCCGGCTCGACCGGCAGATCGTTCTAATCGACGCCATGCAGGCCATGAATGCCGGCGCGGACGCCGTTGCCGATCTGGAACGCGCGCTGACAGGCATTCTCGAATGCTTCCGCCAGGGTCGCTTCAACGCCGTGACCGGCCTGTTTTCACGAAAGATCGACCGGTTGTTGATCGCCGCGACAAAAGCCGATCACATCCATCATGAGAGCCATGAAAGGCTGGAAGCGATCGTACGCCGCCTGGTCGACAAGGCGTCCGAGCGGGCGCGCTACCACGGGGCGGATGTGGGCACGCTCGCCATGGCTGCGGTCCGCGCCACGCGCGAGGGGCTTGTCGAACAGTCCGGTCAGTCGCTCCCTGTTATCTCCGGTGTTCCGATCGCCGGTGAAACGATTGGCGGCGAAATCTTCGATGGCCAGACCCGAACCGCCATCTTTCCCGGGGACCTGCCAGCCGATCCCAATTCGATCTTTCAAAAGGGTCAGGACGGAGAACCGGCTCATCCGATCCGCTTCGTCCGCTTTCGGCCACCAATGCTGGAAAAGACAGCCGGCGGCGCAGCCTTGTCTCTCCCCCATATTCGCCTCGATCGCGCATTGCAGTTCCTGATCGGAGACCGGCTGGTATGA
- a CDS encoding SixA phosphatase family protein: MSRLYLLRHAAAAWPQPGMKDFDRPLEPAGVTDARRVGKAMKQRHFLPDRTLCSTAVRARQTWGEISSGIEVETDSATFSDELYHSDIGTYSDLITESAGDGSLLVIGHNPMLEDVALALSGESEPDARRALRAGFAACGLAVIDFDGPIHSARPDKGFLKLFLRPQDLCGS; the protein is encoded by the coding sequence ATGAGCAGACTTTATCTCTTGCGCCATGCGGCTGCAGCCTGGCCGCAGCCGGGAATGAAAGATTTCGACAGACCCTTGGAGCCAGCCGGCGTCACCGATGCGCGCCGCGTCGGTAAAGCAATGAAGCAACGGCATTTTCTGCCCGACCGGACCCTGTGCTCCACGGCGGTGCGGGCAAGGCAGACCTGGGGCGAAATCTCGTCCGGGATCGAAGTCGAAACCGATAGCGCAACCTTTTCGGACGAACTCTACCACTCCGACATCGGCACCTATTCGGACCTCATCACGGAATCGGCGGGCGACGGTTCGCTGCTCGTCATCGGGCACAACCCCATGCTGGAGGATGTCGCTCTGGCCCTCTCCGGCGAAAGCGAGCCCGATGCGCGGCGGGCGCTCCGTGCCGGCTTTGCGGCCTGCGGTCTGGCCGTCATCGATTTTGACGGGCCGATCCACAGCGCGCGACCGGACAAGGGCTTCCTGAAACTGTTTCTTCGGCCGCAGGATCTCTGCGGATCGTAA
- the dksA gene encoding RNA polymerase-binding protein DksA — protein sequence MLDALEKESLPNDYRPSETEPFMNERQKIYFRAKLMNWKNDILREARETLENLQQENANHADLADRASSETDRSIELRARDRQRKLIAKIDSALRRIDEGTYGYCEETGEPISLKRLDARPIATLSIEAQERHERREKVYRDD from the coding sequence ATGCTTGATGCACTGGAAAAGGAATCGCTTCCAAACGATTACCGGCCCAGCGAAACAGAACCGTTCATGAATGAGCGTCAGAAAATCTATTTTCGCGCCAAGCTCATGAACTGGAAGAACGATATACTGCGAGAAGCTCGGGAGACCCTCGAGAATTTGCAGCAGGAAAACGCGAACCATGCCGACCTGGCCGATCGGGCGTCTTCCGAAACAGACCGTTCCATCGAATTGAGAGCGCGTGACCGTCAGCGCAAGCTGATCGCCAAGATCGATTCGGCGCTGCGCCGGATCGACGAGGGGACCTACGGTTACTGCGAAGAAACCGGCGAACCGATTTCTCTGAAGCGACTGGATGCGCGACCCATCGCAACCCTCTCGATCGAGGCACAGGAACGCCACGAACGGCGTGAGAAGGTCTATCGGGACGACTGA